Below is a window of Deltaproteobacteria bacterium DNA.
TTTTTTAAGGCTCGCCGATAGTCTGACGGCATTCCTGCAACTCATCCCACCTGATCGTCACGTCCATTGCAATCTACCCCTTTCATATCTCCCACCTATCCATTTTTTTTCCAACAGATTGGCATATTTTTTCTCACCCTATAACCTTTTTTACCCATTTATATAACATATATTATCCTTTTGGGGATATGCGGATCACGTGGCATTACAAGCTAACCTATTAGAATAGCTAACCTATTACCCCATCAACCCGGAATGGCACGAGGCTTGATATATAGTTCTGTGAAACGCCGGTGTTAAACAACGAATCACTCAGGAATATGGTCTTAAAAAGCCAAGATCAAGAGAATTCTTGCCAGTCTTATTGTTTGGCAAATTGGACACCTACGATTATGGCAGCTAGGTTACTGGGGGTATATATATTTTTCTGGTTGATACTGTCAGGTATTAACCTCTGGTGGTGGTGACTCTGTACCTTCGTCTGTCTTACATTCCTCCCATATCCTGTCCATCTCTTCAATGGAAGCCGAATCCAGCGAGCGACCCTGTTTCCTCAAAGCCTCCTCAACTGATTGAAATCGTGATATAAACTTTGAAATGGCCGCAGTAAGGGCCGTCTCAGGATGGACTCTTATGAATCGACTGAGGTTTACCATGGTAAAAAGCAAATCCCCGAATTCTTCGGCTGACTTCTGGGCATCACCTTTTTTCAACACAGCCTTGAACTCCCTTAGCTCTTCATCAACCTTCATGAGTACACTGCCGACATCCGGCCAATCGAATCCGGCTCCTGAGGCCCGTTCTCCCAAACGATAGGCTCGCATCAAGGCTGGGAGCTTCCTGGGGACAGTATCAAGAAAAGACTTTCGGGCTATTTCCTTGTTTTGGGCTTCAGCGGTTTTGATTTCCTGCCATTGGGCCTTCACTTCATCGACATTTGAGACCTGGACTTTACCAAATACATGGGGATGACGCCGAATCATCTTCTCGGTGATTGCCCGCACCACGTCTTTGATGCTGAAAGCCCCGATCTCTTCGAAGATCACAGCCAAAAACACAATATGAAAGAGCAAGTCCCCAAGTTCCGCACACACTTCTTTGTGCGTGCCGGATTCAATGGCATCCAGAACCTCGTAGGCCTCTTCTATCAAATATACTTTGATTTTCTCGGGAGTTTGTGCCTGGTCCCATGGGCAACCGCGGTCGCTGCGAAGGGTCTGAACCAGGTCAATAAGGCGTTCAAAATAGCTATTGGGCGCTACTGCTTTTTCCACGATGCCTTCAACGCTTTGACGTTATCGCGGAACTTCTCTCTCATTTCCATAGGTACTGCCGCAACCAACTTCTCCGACGTCGCACTCACATAGGGAGCGATGCGGGAATTCTTTATCACAGCAGAGTCCTTAGGAAGAAATGCCATAAGAGGAATCAGTAACACAGAGACGATGAGAACAGCCTTTAGCATGGCAAAGGTGCCACCGAGAATACGGTCTGCCCAACCTAATGCAGCCGCTCTGAACAGATGTTTGAGGATCACGCCTGCAAATCCAATGGCAAGAAAGATGATGGTAAAAGCCAGGAAGAAACTAATAATGTTCAGATATGCTCTATTTGCGATCAACCGAGAAAGCCAGCCTGCCAGTAGCGGATAGAAAGTGTAGGCTCCGTAAAAACCGCCAAACACCCCAACAACGGAGGTTATCTCTTTTATGACGCCACGGAAGAGGCCACGAACCAGACAAAATCCCCCGATCAAACTAATGGCTATGTCCAGCGCATTCATGGATATTGCCCTTTTTGTTAAGATTTCCAAGTATGATGGTCTCGTAAAAAGTCGTCACTCCGGTGAAAACCGGAGTCCATATTAGTTCCAACTACCTGAAAATACTGGATGCCAGCTTTTGCCGAAATGAAAAAAAATACATTTTTTGACTTTTTACGAGACCATCAAGTATTGACGGACTCGTAAAAAGTACGCAAACAGACGGCACAGTAAAAAGCTCCAGATGCAAGGCGCGCAAATCTTGAGGAATGAGGCGTACTTACGGTACGTCGCAATGACGATCAGCCTTCGCTGAAGCTTCGGCCCGATAGGGAAGATGAAGTGCA
It encodes the following:
- a CDS encoding CvpA family protein, with protein sequence MNALDIAISLIGGFCLVRGLFRGVIKEITSVVGVFGGFYGAYTFYPLLAGWLSRLIANRAYLNIISFFLAFTIIFLAIGFAGVILKHLFRAAALGWADRILGGTFAMLKAVLIVSVLLIPLMAFLPKDSAVIKNSRIAPYVSATSEKLVAAVPMEMREKFRDNVKALKASWKKQ
- the mazG gene encoding nucleoside triphosphate pyrophosphohydrolase; the protein is MEKAVAPNSYFERLIDLVQTLRSDRGCPWDQAQTPEKIKVYLIEEAYEVLDAIESGTHKEVCAELGDLLFHIVFLAVIFEEIGAFSIKDVVRAITEKMIRRHPHVFGKVQVSNVDEVKAQWQEIKTAEAQNKEIARKSFLDTVPRKLPALMRAYRLGERASGAGFDWPDVGSVLMKVDEELREFKAVLKKGDAQKSAEEFGDLLFTMVNLSRFIRVHPETALTAAISKFISRFQSVEEALRKQGRSLDSASIEEMDRIWEECKTDEGTESPPPEVNT